In Aquimarina sp. TRL1, a single window of DNA contains:
- a CDS encoding GNAT family N-acetyltransferase has protein sequence MSGIHFEVRNFDQLSTTVLYDILRLRAEVFVVEQDCVYQDLDGKDRNALHVIGYKDEKIVAYTRLFDSGAYFDEATSLGRVVVAENERKHKYGHDLIIASIKAIEEHYHTSKIKISAQKYLINFYKKHGFSVVGDEYLEDGIPHVAMIRD, from the coding sequence ATGAGTGGAATTCATTTCGAAGTAAGAAATTTTGATCAATTATCTACGACTGTACTTTATGATATATTAAGGCTTAGAGCTGAGGTATTTGTAGTAGAGCAGGATTGTGTATATCAAGATTTGGATGGAAAAGATAGAAATGCATTACATGTTATTGGATATAAGGACGAAAAAATTGTTGCTTATACGAGATTATTTGATAGTGGTGCTTATTTTGATGAAGCTACTAGCTTAGGTCGTGTTGTAGTAGCAGAAAACGAACGAAAGCACAAATATGGTCATGATCTTATTATAGCTAGTATCAAAGCTATTGAAGAACATTATCACACGTCTAAAATTAAGATTTCTGCACAGAAATATTTAATTAATTTCTATAAAAAACACGGTTTTAGTGTAGTAGGGGATGAGTATTTAGAAGATGGAATCCCTCATGTGGCAATGATAAGAGATTAA